A genomic segment from Actinoplanes sichuanensis encodes:
- a CDS encoding TIGR03619 family F420-dependent LLM class oxidoreductase — translation MVKLGVSLPQFSQFAPGADVVTAARAMEEIGYDSLWVFERVLVPEDQSGVHGLYGVPGLEWPQIYRGVADALVTLSTAAAVTERITLATGVLVVPLHLPLRLARELATLDAFSGGRLVAGLGTGWSPDEFAAGAPVPLSERGRALDDFLDIAAAVWGPNPVGYSTRRYEVGAADIGPKPAGRIPVLLGASAGADRALRRVVERADGWVASGVTPEQVAATLARLGELAAGSGRTTPIECVVQIGVLGVTETSVEPRQPFTASIEQLVADVAAFAEAGADQVYLTLPAGMRDVKELIGRAGELYEAVRAAGI, via the coding sequence ATGGTGAAACTCGGCGTCAGCCTTCCCCAGTTCAGTCAGTTCGCCCCCGGTGCGGACGTGGTCACCGCGGCGCGGGCGATGGAGGAGATCGGCTACGACAGTCTGTGGGTCTTCGAGCGGGTTCTCGTGCCCGAGGACCAGAGTGGTGTGCACGGCCTCTACGGGGTGCCCGGGCTGGAGTGGCCGCAGATCTACCGCGGGGTGGCGGATGCCCTGGTCACGCTCAGTACGGCGGCGGCCGTGACGGAGCGGATCACCCTCGCCACCGGGGTGCTCGTGGTGCCGTTGCACCTGCCGCTGCGGCTGGCCCGGGAGCTGGCGACGCTCGACGCGTTCAGTGGTGGCCGGCTGGTCGCCGGGCTGGGCACGGGCTGGTCGCCGGACGAGTTCGCGGCCGGTGCGCCGGTGCCGCTGAGCGAGCGGGGCCGGGCGCTGGACGATTTCCTGGACATCGCGGCGGCGGTCTGGGGACCGAATCCGGTCGGTTACTCCACCAGGCGGTACGAGGTGGGCGCGGCCGACATCGGCCCGAAGCCGGCCGGCCGGATCCCGGTGCTGCTGGGCGCGAGTGCCGGCGCCGACCGGGCGCTGCGCCGGGTGGTCGAGCGGGCCGACGGCTGGGTGGCCAGCGGGGTCACGCCCGAGCAGGTGGCGGCGACGTTGGCCCGGCTGGGGGAGCTCGCCGCCGGATCCGGCCGGACCACGCCGATCGAGTGCGTCGTGCAGATCGGTGTGCTCGGGGTGACCGAGACGTCGGTGGAGCCGCGACAGCCGTTCACCGCGAGCATCGAGCAGTTGGTCGCCGATGTGGCGGCGTTCGCCGAGGCGGGCGCCGACCAGGTGTACCTGACACTCCCGGCCGGGATGCGCGACGTGAAGGAACTGATCGGCCGGGCCGGGGAGCTGTACGAGGCGGTG
- a CDS encoding DUF4142 domain-containing protein, with amino-acid sequence MLAVVRMFALPRRVTALLIAALALVLFSPQAALAVEPGVPDPPTNLVPDTGEGKLAAADKDFVIKVRLAGLWEIPAGDMAQDKSRSNRVKGIGADIAEQHKVLDQLTRDAAKKLKITLPNEPNEDQQGWLQEMEDAAVGQEFDQIYIDRLRAAHGKIFPAIATIRTSTRNDTVRKLAQRANQFVMTHLTLLESSGIVDFAALPTAPPPNAATATTAAANPVLSASDTATGGTPSVSLPVVGAVVIAALAGGLLVTRKMMNDPRRRYRQRQSRGGYGY; translated from the coding sequence GTGCTCGCCGTCGTCCGCATGTTCGCGTTGCCCCGCAGGGTGACCGCGTTGCTCATAGCCGCACTGGCTCTCGTCCTGTTCAGCCCGCAAGCGGCACTGGCCGTCGAGCCGGGCGTGCCGGACCCGCCGACCAACCTGGTCCCCGACACCGGCGAGGGCAAGCTGGCCGCCGCCGACAAGGACTTCGTGATCAAGGTTCGGCTGGCCGGTCTGTGGGAGATCCCGGCCGGCGACATGGCGCAGGACAAGTCGAGGAGCAACCGGGTCAAGGGCATCGGCGCGGACATCGCCGAGCAGCACAAGGTTCTCGACCAGCTGACCCGGGACGCGGCGAAGAAACTGAAGATCACGCTGCCGAACGAGCCGAACGAGGATCAGCAGGGCTGGTTGCAGGAGATGGAGGACGCCGCCGTCGGCCAGGAGTTCGACCAGATCTACATCGACCGGCTCCGCGCCGCGCACGGCAAGATCTTCCCGGCCATCGCCACCATCCGGACCAGCACCCGCAACGACACCGTCCGCAAGCTGGCCCAGCGCGCCAACCAGTTCGTGATGACCCACCTGACCCTGCTGGAGAGCAGTGGCATCGTCGACTTCGCGGCGCTGCCCACCGCCCCGCCGCCGAACGCCGCCACCGCCACCACCGCCGCGGCGAACCCGGTGCTGTCGGCCTCCGACACCGCCACCGGCGGCACCCCGTCGGTGAGCCTGCCGGTGGTGGGCGCGGTCGTGATCGCGGCCCTGGCCGGCGGCCTGCTGGTGACCCGCAAGATGATGAACGACCCGCGCCGCCGATACCGCCAGCGACAAAGCCGAGGCGGATACGGCTACTGA
- a CDS encoding carbohydrate-binding protein: protein MRHRIPAALLLVLAGLAVPSPAQAAGNTLTVDVGTVVRPVTHVAAGGLYAVDTGTKPPLEQMYPLRLNHLTQPPPGVQQLGNGATTPCCDGHLAAGKVTSAGAQQFWRLPDIYKDFPYKWVSWTDWESKVRTMVNTRLAATGTTNVDGYELWNEPDWTWNTSAAGTFNAGWTRTHRLIRTLDTVTPIVGPSHSIYNHDWMVGFLTNARDTATLPDVIVWHELDNDSYLNVQAHVADYRAIESSLGISPRPISINEYASPSQVDIPSVAVHYMAVFERHGIRSAERAYWYEAGTLDGLLHNNAPTSSYWTYKWYGDMAGNVVRTTPGSWLEGVAAYDSTRKIVNVVFGGDSGNNTVRVTGLGALGSQVRATVVRSGITGRTTNQSAPIAVSSATYPVSGGAISVPVTGMHAWDSYQLLITPTSGVPTWQQRYEAENATVVNANRFSSGSASSGGYVGQIDGTANPRNQSFVDFLVNVPTARSYTMTIGYANASGATATHGLAYNGGAWQTVSYPQTAAWGVFGSTVSTSVTLKAGWNMIRLAKGSPNFAGGTGYAELDYINLA from the coding sequence GTGCGCCACCGCATCCCCGCCGCACTGTTGCTCGTCCTGGCCGGGCTGGCCGTCCCCAGCCCGGCGCAGGCCGCCGGCAACACCCTCACCGTCGACGTCGGCACCGTCGTCCGCCCGGTCACGCACGTCGCGGCCGGCGGCCTCTACGCCGTCGACACCGGCACCAAACCGCCGCTGGAGCAGATGTATCCACTGCGGCTCAACCACCTCACCCAGCCGCCGCCCGGCGTACAGCAGCTCGGCAACGGCGCGACCACCCCGTGCTGCGACGGTCACCTGGCCGCCGGCAAGGTGACCAGCGCCGGTGCACAGCAGTTCTGGCGGCTGCCGGACATCTACAAGGACTTCCCGTACAAGTGGGTCAGCTGGACCGACTGGGAGTCGAAGGTCCGCACCATGGTCAACACCCGGCTGGCCGCCACCGGCACCACCAACGTCGACGGCTACGAGCTGTGGAACGAGCCGGACTGGACCTGGAACACCAGCGCCGCCGGCACGTTCAACGCCGGGTGGACCCGGACCCACCGGCTGATCCGCACCCTCGACACGGTCACCCCGATCGTCGGGCCCAGCCACTCGATCTACAACCACGACTGGATGGTCGGTTTCCTCACCAACGCCCGCGACACCGCCACCCTGCCGGACGTGATCGTCTGGCACGAGCTGGACAACGACTCGTACCTCAACGTCCAGGCGCACGTCGCCGACTACCGGGCCATCGAGAGCTCGCTGGGCATCTCGCCGCGGCCCATCTCGATCAACGAGTACGCCTCGCCGTCCCAGGTCGACATCCCGAGCGTGGCCGTGCACTACATGGCGGTCTTCGAACGGCACGGGATCCGGTCGGCCGAACGCGCCTACTGGTACGAGGCGGGCACCCTTGACGGTCTGCTCCACAACAACGCGCCGACCAGCTCGTACTGGACCTACAAGTGGTACGGCGACATGGCCGGCAACGTCGTGCGGACCACCCCCGGCTCCTGGCTGGAGGGTGTCGCCGCCTACGACAGCACCCGCAAGATCGTGAACGTGGTGTTCGGCGGCGACAGCGGGAACAACACCGTCCGGGTGACCGGGCTCGGCGCGCTCGGCTCGCAGGTCCGGGCCACCGTCGTACGTAGCGGCATCACCGGCCGGACCACCAACCAGTCGGCGCCGATCGCGGTGTCGTCGGCGACCTACCCGGTGTCCGGCGGGGCGATCAGCGTCCCGGTCACCGGCATGCACGCCTGGGACTCCTACCAGCTGCTGATCACCCCGACCAGCGGTGTCCCGACGTGGCAGCAGCGCTACGAGGCGGAGAACGCCACGGTCGTCAACGCGAACCGGTTCTCCTCCGGGTCGGCGTCGAGCGGCGGATACGTCGGGCAGATCGACGGCACGGCCAATCCGCGCAACCAGTCGTTCGTCGACTTCCTGGTCAACGTGCCGACGGCCCGCAGCTACACGATGACCATCGGATACGCCAACGCCAGCGGGGCCACCGCCACACACGGCCTGGCCTACAACGGCGGCGCCTGGCAGACGGTCAGCTACCCGCAGACCGCGGCGTGGGGCGTCTTCGGCTCCACCGTCAGCACCTCGGTGACCCTGAAGGCCGGCTGGAACATGATCCGGCTGGCCAAGGGCTCCCCGAACTTCGCGGGTGGCACCGGCTACGCCGAACTCGACTACATCAACCTCGCCTGA